The Longimicrobiales bacterium genomic sequence GTCGGCAGCGCACGCACGTGACCCTGCGGGCACTTCGCGAGCAGCCCCGGATACTCGAGCGCTGCGCCACCCACCTGCTGCGTCAGCCGGGACTGGGCGGCAATCGTCCATTCCTCATCCATCGCAATTCTCCGTACCGGATTGAGCCGCGCACATCCCGCCGGCGCGCGGGTATTCGACTATGCCGCGTGGCGCGGGGCCGGGCAAGTCGATCATACCCGTGCCACGCCGCAGCCACTACCTTGCCTGCGTACACCGGCAGGGCCGGGTTGAACGGAATACTGTGTCCACATATACGGGAGCCATGATGTCGCAAGTAAACTGTGTCCGCTGCGGAAAGACGGGTGAGCAGCTGGCCAAGCCTCCACTGCGCAACGAGCTGGGCACGCGCGTGCACGAGTCGATCTGCCGGGACTGCTGGGACCTGTGGCTGAAGTTCCAGACTGCACTGATCAACCATCACGGGCTCGACGTCCGCGATCAGCCCGCCCGCGAGTTCCTCATGTCGAACATGGACGCGTTCCTGTTCCAGGCCG encodes the following:
- a CDS encoding oxidative damage protection protein, which produces MMSQVNCVRCGKTGEQLAKPPLRNELGTRVHESICRDCWDLWLKFQTALINHHGLDVRDQPAREFLMSNMDAFLFQAGQTEEIDTSQQGKINW